The DNA segment cacagggcacatatagacaaacaaccattcacactcacattcatacgtatggacaatttggagtcgccaattaacctagcatgtttttggaatgtgggaggaaaccggagtacccggagaaaacccacgcatgcacggggagaacatgcaaactccacacagagatggccgagggtggaattgaaccctggtctcctagctgtgaggtctgcacgaccgccgtgccgcccctgttcAGAACATCTCTGACATATATAACTTCACAGCAGCTACTCAATACTGTCTGACAGATGCTGTGGGTCAAAGGAGACATGCTGCAgcaggtgggggggttggggtgatGGTGACTTGTGAGCTCCTGAGAGCAGGTGGAGGAAGAATCCACACAAGAACTCAAATGATTGCTCTTAGGGGACTTATTAACAGAGagtactgtttttttatgaaatgaGTGGGAAAACAATTGTGCTCCAGCAGAATGTGCAGTTTTCTCATGCAGAGCTAAAGGACAAGTGCTGGAGCACCACTAGGGGTCTATGTTTGCTGGTCAGGTGGGTCAGAGTTGGCACGTGGGCCACCAGTTGACTCACATTTGTCACTAATGTCCTCCActatcctcctcctcttcctccaagATTCCGCATGAAGAGACTGCTACTTCTGTGTCTGTGCTGTTTAATGGCTAACATATAATATTTAATGGCTCGTTTTTTTATGAAACACTTGAACTTCGGTGGCTTTTGAGAGAGGAATTTAAGACTGTGATTCCCATTGCCATGTCTCCTTTACATGGTTGGTAAGGTGAACACTCAAGGTAGacgagagagagacagaggcacactccgtttttttgttttttttttcagagcttCCAGCCTTTTTTTCGCGTTGAGTGGGCAGCAGCCGGACTGGAATACATTTCTGGTAAGATCCAAGCCTCATTTTTGCATGTAGCTAAAACTCTTTTCTATATTTGACTGCGCGCTTGTTTGCATCCAAAAGTGCGTAACTGCTCGTAAAAGTTGCATGCGCATTGGCGCAGCGGGTGGCTGTAAGGTACAAACCGTGCGCTCGAACGCTTGTTAATTATGTCACACGGGAGTCATTACGCATTTGAAATGACGGCAGTCAGAAAACAGAACAGGGGAAGGCTCGATTTAATGTGCTTCATGCTTCCGCTGCTTGTTGATCAAGCAGGGAATGGTCATTACGCATAGCAATTATCGATCATTTAGTAGGTTAAAAGTTACAATacagacaaaaatattccacaaaTAATACAAGTATTAATAATCACGTGAATTTGTTATATTTAGTTGAATACACGCAATTGACATTGTGATTTACATTTTGGCTGCTGCAGGGTGAAATGAGGCGACAGAAGTGAACATACTACAATCCGCATGAGGGGGCTGCTGTTCATTAATTGtgttatattttttccaacatAAATCCAGTTACTTAAATGAACACTATAGCAGCCTCTGAGCAATAACTGTGTTTCTTTTAGAGATTAATCTATAGCCTACCTTGTTTATTACGGCGGAAAGGTGAAAGCAGTTATTTGGTGACTCATGGATGCTGTCATGCCCCGTTGCTTTCCATTAAGCACTTGACACTTTTCAACTGTAGTTGTTATCAACCCCCTTGACTGTCATCATCACTGACTAAGCAGACAGAATGCATCCTGTAAACTCCTCTCCATAATATTTCCCTAAGTGCCTGACATTTCAAGTACTCAGATAGTTCTGGTATACTAACCAGTATTTAGTATTCATAGACATATAAACATAGacacatagactttctttattgtcattgcacaataacacagcagtgaaattgccaacgaaatgtcgttgcctggctcccgtgtaataataaataataaataataaataataatgtggagaataaatagaattCCAAGTATTCCAAGATTAATGCTGTTAGATTTGCTGACCATTTGGTTTAACTTTAAAAAccgcttcctgttttgtttttttttaccagtaatATTGCTCAAAATTGCGCCAAATCTCTGCAGGAGCAAGACATAGGGTTCATATTACGACATACTTTCACTTTAAAGTATTAGTTCAGGTTTTGTTAAGTGAGGTTTTATGTATGGAGAGTATTACACAGGGCCACTGGCAAGATACACCTAATTGACTTGTGTGGCATTGGAAAATCTGAACTAACTAACTAATTAACACTGAAGTCACAAAATAACAAACCTACTGTACTGACCGAGGGAGTAATAGACCTGATGGAGTGATGTACATCATACAACCAAAGTTTTAAATACCCAAAGAGCATTATTTTGAATAGGTGTAGAACTCTCAGCTTTACATCTAATGTACAGAATGCACCAAAATGTCCCCTGTATCCTTTGACTTTTCCATATgcggcccttggtggaaaaagtttggacacccctgcaataCACTGTTTTGCAGTTGCTTTGTGTAGCTGAGGTTGAGTGTTTTTATCAGCTCCATTAGCAAAGTACAGGTTCTGGGTACATTCAGGTCTGCAGGATTTTGTAACTCTGTTATCACGATGCATGTGAAGTGTTACCTTTTTCTAAGAGATTTGTGAGTGGTACAGTATTATCTACACTGTGCAGCAATTTAAGCAATGTTGAATTTTTCCAACGTTGGTGCTGAAAGCTTAATATCGGCTTGCATTGTAGAGATGTCGATGTTGTCAGATATCACATTTTCATGGCGATATAAGcttcaggaaaaagccgaaagaaactaGCAAAAATCAGGCCGATAATTATTAGTTCCCGGATAATATCAGCTATCCatatttatgataatattttaaaagtcacatttaaacattcattcattcaagggttgcgggggtgctggtgcctatccgagctgtgttcgggcaagaggcggggtacactctgaactggtcgccagccaatcacagggcacatatagacaaacaaccattcacactcacattcatacgtatggacaatttggagtcgccaattaacctagcatgtttttggaatgtgggaggaaaccggagtacccggagaaaacccacgcatgcacggggagaacatgcaaactccacacagagatggccgagggtggaattgaaccctggtctcctagctgtgaggtctgcgcgctaaccacacgaccgccgtgcagcccacatttaAACACTACTTCTTTGTCATTTGTCATCTCTAGAGTATTAAAGATatacacaaaaaagaaaaggttAATTACAATATTTCAGTGCTTTAAAGTTCACTGAAAAGAGCAACTATGACTGCTACACATTTCATTACACGACAATGTCATGTCACTTTTTGGgtggcatggctcaggtggttgAGTGTGTAAATGACTGAACTCCCGGGTTGCTCCTAATGCTGTCATGGTAACAATGTCAAATTTATTTGAGTGCTTTGAAGTTATAAAAGTCCTATAAAAGTGAAAGTCCATTTACCATGTAGTACATACTTGCAATTGttactttaattttaatttcgcttgtacttctgtataagtgacaagaataaaggctcgTACTCATTTATGCTGGGGCCAGGTCATCATTGTAAATGAAAAGCTGTTCTCAGTTGATCTTACCTGGTAAAATAAAGGTGAAATTAAACCTGGATTGCATAGATATGACCTGACATGAGTCATATGTCAAAATGGGCCTTTATATGGGTGTTTCAATTGTGCCCGTTCTGTGGTTTCTGGAATAGGTATCTATTGAGCTGTATTTCATGcagaaaaaacagcttttttctacacacacatacacaaaatctgaaatatttatattCGTCTATATATGTTTTTCCCATCTCTCaatagctgctctacaggagtccacatctcaatacaaagggttgaaaatgagcatgataggtcccctttaagtgacaATTTAAAAAGGTAACTTAGGCATGATCTTCATTAATTTGAAAGCCACCTGTAGCttccctgtgggacaaaaacatgCTCCAAACTAAATGCACGAGTTATTGAGCTTTTGCAGCACACCTTTGCAACTGAGGTTGGACACAGTGAGACAGTcatttgaaatgttttcaagtgagggttatggaacaagacagccaagtggtagacccccccccccccaaaataaaaatgttaccaGCCTTGAGGATCCAattggctgtctgtcaagaCAGTGGATTCTCCACCCAAATTAAGGTTGTTAGTGGTGCAGAGTGTAGATAACCATCAGATGGCATCTGCGAGAGAAggcttttaagaagaaaaaaaaaacgaacttCAAAATTGCCGATTTGGAATTTGGACgaagtggaagtggaagaacattttgttctctgatgagaaaaaatgaaaCCACACTGATCCCAATGGCTTCCAaagttactggcatgacaaggagaacatgcaatgttttccacacggcacaaTGGAGGGGGCACCGTCATGATCTGGTCTGCTCTCCATGAAGccatctccaccacctcctggaaacactggcatcaagcattcccAAGCCAATTCTTCAGGTGAATAAGAATGGCATAGGTTACTCATTACTAagtcctttttttaaatatttctattttaggagGGATTTGTTCTTTTATTAAATGTGGTCTGCAACTATAGTAGACaaatgaacagcctatttcagttcaATGCTTGTTTCCAATACATTTCTTACTCAGACCTTTTTCTTCCCACTCTGATatctttgcattttgaagctctactgcaggggtctcaaactcaatttacctgggggccactggagctagggtctgggcaaggctgggccgcatcaggttttccaaaaaaaaaaaaaaaaaaaaaaaacgcatttattaaaaaaagaattttcagtgctttggttccgattttctacaataaaagctctgataaaacattccactgttctcaaatatcttaattttttttctgtaatatcaGTAAGTAATAaattcagtaataaataaatataataataataataataataataataaaatggcaaataataaaaacttaagaaaccacatatagttggtgggtagacaatttatttttttcagattaaaatgaacaaagcattattagagccctgtagacatgacaaaacacgactatagtcacatttatacaatttttaacatattgcgcaactgcagggtcttgagacacatgctaactcgcaaactagagagctagcgacctaaacggtagccttcaagttatttcctttaaacttaaatagccaaaaacctaccacttccacacggatagggaggataactattgacagttatttaacctttaacatgaacattaatcaaacgtaataattttttctgggtacatgataccatacagcatccatatcaaacttgcgcgggccgcactaacattaaactttcatatcaaggcgggggcctcaaaccagtgtcctgctggccacatttggcccgcaggccgcgtgtttgagacccctgctctactgaAAACCTTCTTAAGATCAGTGAAAATTGTTGCAACTTTTCAACTGATCTTAAAATGTTGATTAGGAGTAAAAAATTAAGCGCTTTTATAAATAGGCtcctttattttataatgtaagatTAATGTCTACATCAACTGTAAATGTTGCATTGTATCAAATCATATTGTCACTCTTCAGAATGAAGCATTTCCATAAAGGCTGTACATAGTGTACACTCACACCTGCCTCCATGGCAACGGCAACGGGTATAAGCCTATTTCCATCTGCTCTCTGTGGAATCAATATATCACACAGTTGAGACAAAAGCATCACCGTTAAGACTATCGCCATGGGTTCTGATATCAGATGTCTTGCTGAGCTATGCAAATTCACACAAGTACAAATTGCAGGAATCCAAATTGTGTCTCTCATACATAACCACCACACATAAGCGGTTCAGTATCACAGTTTGTCCGCTGATGGGATTTGCCACCCTTTCCTCGTTGTGACTGAGTGTTAAAGAAAGCCAGCTGGACAGTGAATGAAAAAGCACAAGGGAGTCCATCCAAACtttcagtttaaaaaataacaggAAATCATGTTTACATTTCTCAGCCCACCTTGATGGATTATGAATCCAACCCCAGACATGTCGAAAATTTAAGCCAAAATTTTGTTTGCATATATTAGCATGCAATATGGTCTATATTACACTCTAATACACTGAGTGATCTAACTGTGTTCTTTTATCTCAAAACGTCCTTGTTAACATTCTATGGTTACGATCCGTCGCTcacctatgatgtcatcagtggtggTTGTAGTTCTTTGCCAACGAACGCAGTTATTCCACAAGTTtcaaaaataagtttttatagttttacaatgatagttttacatgcagaaaacatttagAAATTATTGTTGAAAAGATGTGACAGCAAGATGGATTGGACAGTATTGTTTCCCACCTCTTTTATCAAATTGGTATTGCTGGTAATTCCGTTTTGGAGACAGTTGAACTTAGAACTATTGAATGGTGGTGTTCAAGAAGGCGGTGTCcatgttgatcttgctgccacatcgtgtctttgtcAACAACAATGTCTTCAATGGAGGTAaattaaccaaaaatgttattttaactatatgtgccctgtgattggctggtgaccagtccatggtgtaccccgcctctcgcccgaagacagctgggataggctccagcagcccccgtgaccctcgtgaggaaaaggcggtagaaaatgaatgaatgaatgaatgttaatttaGCCCTTTCATTTGACATTTATATGTATTGATttgcatttcaaattgttttctttactgctgtaaaactataaaaaaaacatttttgactttctaGAAAAGTCTTCTTTTGTGAGATGTCACACTATCCGTAAAGTAGGTCTACAGATCTATGGAACAATAATTGTACAGTATCTTTAAAAATGGCAAATTTTATGGGCTTACCATTAATCTCTCCCAGTCGAACCCATTAAAGGACTGTACTGTTTACTGGTTTGTTTTCTtccttgtcactcacacacagggTCGTTGACAGCTTTGGCTGGGCCCGGGACAAAATAATCTGAGTGGGTCCCCACCCCTcgccacacccacacacaccagTTCTGGGCCCCCCTTCATGGCTGGGCTTGGGACAAGATACCCATTTTGTCGCCCACTGTCAACGGCCctgctacaaacacacacaaacacacacacaccaatgacCGGGAAAGATGCAGTTGTTATCTGAAGCACACTtgcttaataatataataatggtgatgaaTGAAGCAAAGTCATCAAACGAGAAATAtgaaattactttttaaaattgaaattaaaattaaaatttgggtGTAAAAAAGaaatttacagtatattcagGGTTGTCTTACATTCAATTCAATATGGTAACCAATGGTTACCATATGGACATCTCAGGGTTCTAACACTTATTCTGCTTCATGTCTTCCAGGTGTAAATAGGCGAAATTGGTGTAATCAATGGAATGAGGATTGAGACCATACTGAGTATAACCTTTCGGTTCTTACCTCATCAGACCCTATTTCTCCACACGCTTGGACCCACAGCTGTGTTTACCACCATGGGACTGGATCGATAGGCTCATAGGATGGAATCTGCTCTGTCACTCTCCACGGTCCATCTATACCTGAACACAAACAGCTACGACAACAACAGCAGCGTCTGCACCAGCCGGGGCATCCACCTGGATGACCCTAATGCCTCGACGCTCAATCAGTCGCTTTCCCTCCATGGCAGACTTCATGGCGTCCTCTTGGGTGTTTCTCTGGGCTTTCTGTCTCTCCTCACCATCATAATGAACCTGCTGGTTCTTTACGCTGTAAAGAAAGAGAAGAGCTTGCACACGGTGGGGAACCTCTACGTTGTTAGTTTATCCTTGGCCGACTTGATTGTCGGAACCACGGTGATGCCACTCAACTTGGTGTATCTGCTGGAGGACGAGTGGAAGTTGGGCAGGGCCGTGTGTCAGTTTTGGCTAATTATGGATTATGTGGCGAGTACCGCATctatttttagtttgtttatcCTCTGTTTGGATCGGTACCGCTCTGTTAGACAACCGCTCAAGTACCTAAAGTATCGAACACGAGGGAAAGCGAGCGTGATGATATCCGGAGCCTGGCTGTTGTCAATGATGTGGATTGTTCCTATTCTAGGATGGAGGTCCTTTACCCGTGTAGAACTTAAACCCGAAGAGGAAAACAAGTGTGATACAGACTTCCGCTTTGTCACATGGTTCAAAGTCATTACATCTGTTCTTAATTTTTATGTCCCTTCAGTTCTGATGCTTTGGTTTTACACTCATATCTACTTAGCAGTGAGGCAACATctcagagacagagagaggatCATCCACCCAACTAATTCATTCGGGGAAAATGAAAACGGGCAAAATATCCAGACATCAAACGCCTCTAAGTCCCCGGAAAAGGAAAGCGACGCTCCAATGAAACTGTTAAAAAGGCAGCTTGACCAGAAGCTTCTAGACCAGACGTACTCCCTTGAGGAGTTTCAGAAGACCAAAAGTGCTCTTTCCAGATCGCACAGAAAAATCGGTGCGCAATGTCCAGACCTGGCAGTGACACAGCCACTTACAGTGTCTACTAAACCAGGAAAGGGCTCCATATCCTCTGAGGAGAAGAACCAGGACGCTGTTGTTCCTGTCAGTCCCCCTTCCTTGCAACCAGAAGACGTCATTTCAGAAATGAATCGTGAATCATCTTTAAATGAATGCCACGTCACGGTGCCAAAATCTGTCAGTGGCGTTTGTGACATCAGTCAAGTGCAGAGTTGCTCATCTGTAGTCAACAATAACTTTGACCCCGGTCACGCTTTACCATGGTCGAAGGCgggcgacgacgacgacgacaacgATGACCTAGACGTGGCCAATGAGATGACTCTAAGACAAACATGGCAAAGGTTCGTGGAGCACTCTAGGGAGAGGCTTCAAAGCCTGAGGATCCACAAAGAGCATAAGGCAGCCAGGCAGTTGGGCTTCATCATCGCAGCGTTCCTGCTGTGTTGGATTCCGTACTTCATAACCTTCATGGTGATGGCATTCTGCAGGGAGTGCGTACACCACGACCTGCACATGTTCACCATATGGCTTGGTTACTTCAACTCCACCCTAAACCCTTTCATATACCCGCTATGTAATAGGAATTTTAAAAGAGTCTTCAAAAACATTCTGCATGCCAATTTGTGACAGTCATTCTAGCATCTCTCTGTTTCATCAGTATATTATTGAAGTTGAAATGTTTGTGCTAATAACAGAATACAGTCATACaggtagtattttatttaaaggggCCCTATCTCACATTTCCAACTTTTCAGACATACAGTGACAGTAACgccaattattttatttttgctgtagacTGAAAACAAAAGAAGCATTTATTTCCAGGTATTCACATCTGGATCGGATACACAACCTCGACCTCAATGAAAATAGGCGGGCAAACACCAGCTTCCAAGAAAGTTGgatatttcctcccacattccaaaaacatgctaggttaattggagactccaaattgtccataggtatgaatgtgagtgtgaatggttgtttgtctatatgtgtcctgtgattggctggcgaccagtccagggtgtacccgcagctctcgcctgaagacagctgggatagacttcaGCATAtcagcgaccctaatgaggataagcggtagaaaatggccACAACAAGGACCCCTCACTTAGACAACAGCATCTTTTGTGAACGCACCATTTTTTTGTGAGCAACAATACTGGAACATGTGATTAACAGTGGCCAACCGTGTCATCAAACATTGCAATTtcagactgcatttagaggtgaaaacaacatgaagaaAAGGGGAACTGTATTTTGTGGGggattttacccatcattcacaattcttatgtgaaacatgaacatgtatttctttcttttttctgtgcattcttgcacgggaaaactagttaatatgagctagcgaacaatggacgtcatagtatgtattttgatgctaaagtcCTCACAAAGAACCCCTTAAAAAAAACGCAGTGTTCTATTTTACATAACGGACatctatattaaccaagctgtaacaatattgttattgtagcagttaAAAAACGAGATAAAAAACTAGTTTTATCTGGCGCATTAACACGACACCCCGCTAGCCACTCATGTCAGCgtctgttttgtttatttctcataatatgacatttttcttaTGACATTTTGCtactaattatgtttttttcataatattaggactttttcttagaactcttttatttttttatgttttgacttcattgttgttgtcttttgttTGTCCGTTTagctttcttgttaaattatacttttagaatgtgccacaggcaGTCAAGAAAATAgtacacactttggacatccctgtaATGAGTGGTGAGATTTCAAGTCAAGTCGACTAATGAGGGTCAATCCAAGGGTGTTTAATAATAacaccaccatgtggtgtatttgtcagaaaattaATAGCACAGGAAACACAATAGGGGTGAaagttttgacaaattttcacaCTTTTGTGCGATGCGATTAAGGAGTTGAAGAGTTGCACAAACAAATCCAtaaaaaactataattattctctatgtTTTTATTATCCTCCCAATAGAAAAGCAATTACTCTATTGATTTTGAGATGTGTCAAATACAAAAAGACTGAAGTAGCAGAGGTCCAAGGTcagatcattttattttttttcttttctagttATAAGGGGTCTTGATGGACACAGGATATGGCACAAAGCGATGATGCGGGTACCAAGGGCCACCTTGTCCTTGTCACCGTTGTTGTCTCATTGTTATTCATAGATTATAGTGCTTTTATGGATCTGTTTGTACTCTACATGCTCTCCCTGCATGCTTTTGGTTCCATGTACCCATATGATGCTCTTTGAATGCAAGTCCATCACACGCTTGTGACTATGCGGTTTCAAGGTTTACATTATCTTGAAAATAAGAACGTATGAATGTATAGGCTTCCATTTTCCATTCAGTGTGTATTAAACAAGAGTATACAGatagtttgtgtgtttgtgtgtgtttttttaatgtattaagtTTCACATTGAGACTCATGGCGACAGGATTTATTATACAAATGATAATGCAACATTAATGTCTTGGTTGTGGCTGATTATTTGTGGGGAAACAATCTTCGAGAAAGATGTTGTTAGTTTTTTACGTTCATTGTCTCaataaaacctaaaaaaaaacatcttggaATTGCTTTTTGCCATAAAAAGGAGTTGAAACAATGTGACTTATTTTATGTAACCATTGCACAAGGCTGTGGGGACACAGATAATATTCAGACATGCAATATATTTGCACTGATTCAATATTTGGAACTCAAGAGCCTCGATCAGGCTCGATTAGAGCACATTATCATGTTTTGCATCAGGAGAAGGCCTGCTGATCTTATTATGAATCGGGGAGGGGGAGTCAAACTGAACAAGGGGCACAAATTATGTGAACAGGAGATGAATAGTTAATGGCTGTGGTTCCACTGTGTTCTGCTAACTTAAACTTCAACTTGAGATTGATGTTTTTCCGTTCTCGTTGATGTGTTTTCCACAAATAACTCCTTGGATACAGGTGGGCTTTCGGGGGCAAAATGTTTAAGAATTTGAATGAcagtcaatattttttttttacttttgtataGTTATTTTTGCACCACTGACTTTATTTTGCTCAAATAATTGCATCGAATTGtcctttgttgttttgtacagtatattgttaactaaataaatatcatatcttttttttgctttcctaAAATCTTTGTCCAGTGTTTTATTCTGGTTATGATGGACACATTTTAGGTTGTACAATGAGTGGTtagccacacagctcggagatcCGGCTTCGATTCTCTgctcgagcatctctgtgtggagtttgtatgttctctgaatggaatggcctttattggcattatacaagatgtacaacgagattggagagcttctcctttcaatGCAATagttaagtaaaaaaaagtatacaaaaagtaaaagtaaaaaaagacagtttaatagatatatacaagatagaTACACAATATCCAAGATATACACacaatattgcacaggagcagatatGTATTGCAGACACCGGAAtatgtattaattttagtgTAAATGATGAATGGTTTCGTgcaaatgatgaatggatgatgggtTGTTGCAAACCTCGTGTGGAtgcggtgtagaaaatgaatggatgtataAACAAATTATAGGGAATTAAAGCCCccccaaaatattccaaaatcaCAATCCCTGTATATTAACAAATAATGAACATTTGTATGAAGTAAATGAAATTAATTCTGGCAGACAAGCTACCATAAAAAAACAaggattacattttatttaaatgattaCCATTTAAATGACTAGTGACAAATGACAATGAAGTAAAACGAAACACTTTTCGTTTTCTTTTTTGGCCATGTTCTTTTAAGACAGTCCCTAACTCTGTGACACTGTGGTTGGATGGAGTAGATTTCCAACTTCCGGGATCGTTTTCATTTCAAACAGCAGCTGTCGGCCCGCTGCAAAGTTTTGTTTTCTGTGCTTATTTTTTTGCTTGCGGGACTTAAATTGCTGGACGTTAGTGAGATTATCATGATTATCATATTACCACAGGCGTTCCTCGTCTATGCACACATTCTGTACACCGGCGCTAGTCTATAAAAAGTGTACCCAAATGTTGTGTTCGCAATGAAAAGAAACGGCACTTACAGGTTTTTGTCCGTGTTTTCGTGCTTTATCGTTTGCGCCTTTCTGTTTATCTTCTGgttctttgtgttttattcaatGGTGCATGTACCGTGAAGTAAGCTAGGCTATCATTCACTGGGTTGTATGGCTAACGGCAACTACCCATAGTGCACAGCTTTGTTTACGCCCCGGTTATCACGTGACCACTAAACGCGGAAGAAAGAATCCTGTGGTAAGTGGAAAAGCTTGGTTGATTTGAGTCTTGTGTGGGGAAATGATTTTGCTCCTTTTGACACCCGAACGTTTT comes from the Doryrhamphus excisus isolate RoL2022-K1 chromosome 18, RoL_Dexc_1.0, whole genome shotgun sequence genome and includes:
- the hrh1 gene encoding histamine H1 receptor; this encodes MESALSLSTVHLYLNTNSYDNNSSVCTSRGIHLDDPNASTLNQSLSLHGRLHGVLLGVSLGFLSLLTIIMNLLVLYAVKKEKSLHTVGNLYVVSLSLADLIVGTTVMPLNLVYLLEDEWKLGRAVCQFWLIMDYVASTASIFSLFILCLDRYRSVRQPLKYLKYRTRGKASVMISGAWLLSMMWIVPILGWRSFTRVELKPEEENKCDTDFRFVTWFKVITSVLNFYVPSVLMLWFYTHIYLAVRQHLRDRERIIHPTNSFGENENGQNIQTSNASKSPEKESDAPMKLLKRQLDQKLLDQTYSLEEFQKTKSALSRSHRKIGAQCPDLAVTQPLTVSTKPGKGSISSEEKNQDAVVPVSPPSLQPEDVISEMNRESSLNECHVTVPKSVSGVCDISQVQSCSSVVNNNFDPGHALPWSKAGDDDDDNDDLDVANEMTLRQTWQRFVEHSRERLQSLRIHKEHKAARQLGFIIAAFLLCWIPYFITFMVMAFCRECVHHDLHMFTIWLGYFNSTLNPFIYPLCNRNFKRVFKNILHANL